In the genome of Hymenobacter cellulosivorans, one region contains:
- a CDS encoding DNA gyrase/topoisomerase IV subunit A → MTEPTPVTEETEEEPKFAPGETIHDVATVAGMYQNWFLDYASYVILERAVPAIEDGLKPVQRRILHAMKEMDDGRFNKVANVIGQTMQYHPHGDASIGDAMVNLGQKDLLIETQGNWGDIRTGDGAAAPRYIEARLSKFALDVVFNPDITEWQMSYDGRKREPTTLPVKFPLLLAQGVEGIAVGLSTKIMPHNFRELCKASIDVLRGRDIQLFPDFPTGGLCDVTNYNGGLRGAKIRLRATIEKVDKTMLVIRDIPYGTTTTALMESIVKASEANKIKIKKVVDNTAADVEIQVHLPTGVSPDLTMDALYAFTDCEISISPNTCVIIEEKPRFVGVEDMLRLSTQKTVRLLERELEIRQDELQEKWHSASLEKIFIENRIYRKIEECETWQDILDTIEKGLSKFVRVQGSKAKADDQRIVLRRPITEDDLTRLTEIRIKRISKFDGFKADEYIQKLETELAEVADNLANLTRYAIAYFDGLLKKYGAGRERKTQLRTFDVVTAQKVAVANQKLYVNRQDGFVGYGLKKDEFVCDCSDLDDIIAIKRDGTFMVTKIAEKTFVGKDILHVGVYNKNDDRLVYNMIYLDGASGISFAKRFLVTGITRDKTYDLTKATKGSKTLYLTANPNSESEIVSIQLSDKAPARVKQFDFDFAELAIKGKGSMGNIVTKQPIKKITQKSLGDSTLGGREVFFDSVVGRLNTAGHGRYLGTFDTDNTVLVVYKDGSYELKSPDPAHHFDVPNIVLLRKLEPDTVLSAVYAEGETKTHYIKRFKIETSTLEKRFVFISETKGSKLLCATCFGEPQVEIKLQRDKKADKETEKLHLHEFIDVKGWKAMGNKLNYFKIHTVTLTTDEGPEPERRQVAKKKGPATIPRPAGAGGGEEAGPLPEMAGPVDVTSEDVERAQAILRRPKAQLGLF, encoded by the coding sequence GTGACCGAGCCCACCCCCGTGACGGAGGAAACCGAGGAGGAGCCCAAGTTTGCCCCCGGCGAAACGATTCACGACGTGGCCACCGTGGCCGGTATGTACCAGAACTGGTTTCTGGACTACGCTTCCTACGTAATTCTGGAGCGGGCGGTGCCCGCCATTGAGGACGGCCTCAAGCCCGTGCAGCGCCGCATTCTGCACGCCATGAAGGAAATGGATGACGGCCGCTTCAACAAAGTCGCCAACGTCATCGGCCAGACCATGCAGTACCACCCCCACGGCGACGCGTCGATTGGGGATGCTATGGTCAACCTGGGTCAGAAGGATCTGCTGATCGAAACCCAGGGCAACTGGGGTGATATCCGTACCGGCGACGGGGCGGCCGCGCCACGTTACATCGAAGCCCGCCTCAGCAAGTTTGCCCTCGACGTGGTCTTCAACCCCGACATCACCGAGTGGCAGATGAGCTACGACGGCCGCAAGCGCGAGCCGACCACGCTGCCAGTGAAGTTTCCGCTGCTGCTGGCCCAGGGCGTAGAAGGTATTGCCGTGGGCTTGAGCACCAAGATTATGCCCCACAACTTCCGCGAGTTGTGCAAGGCCAGTATCGACGTGCTCCGGGGCCGGGATATTCAGTTATTTCCCGACTTTCCGACCGGCGGCCTCTGCGACGTAACCAACTACAACGGCGGTTTGCGCGGGGCCAAAATCCGCCTGCGCGCTACCATTGAGAAGGTTGATAAGACCATGCTCGTCATTCGCGACATTCCCTACGGCACCACCACCACGGCGCTGATGGAAAGCATCGTGAAGGCCTCGGAAGCCAATAAAATCAAGATCAAGAAGGTGGTCGACAACACGGCGGCCGACGTGGAAATCCAGGTGCACCTGCCCACGGGCGTGTCGCCGGATTTGACTATGGACGCCCTGTACGCCTTCACCGACTGCGAAATCTCCATCTCGCCCAACACCTGCGTGATTATCGAGGAGAAGCCGCGGTTTGTGGGCGTGGAGGACATGCTACGCCTGAGCACCCAGAAAACGGTGCGCCTGCTGGAGCGGGAGCTGGAAATTCGCCAGGACGAGCTCCAGGAAAAGTGGCACTCGGCCTCGCTGGAGAAGATTTTCATTGAAAACCGCATCTACCGCAAAATCGAGGAGTGCGAAACCTGGCAGGACATTCTCGACACGATTGAGAAGGGCCTGAGCAAGTTTGTGCGCGTGCAAGGCTCCAAGGCCAAGGCCGACGACCAGCGCATCGTGCTGCGCCGCCCCATCACCGAGGACGACCTGACCCGCCTGACCGAAATCCGCATCAAGCGTATCTCCAAGTTCGACGGCTTCAAGGCCGACGAGTACATCCAGAAGCTGGAAACCGAGCTGGCCGAAGTAGCCGACAACCTGGCCAACCTCACCCGCTATGCCATTGCCTACTTCGACGGCCTGCTCAAAAAGTACGGCGCGGGCCGGGAGCGGAAAACCCAGCTGCGCACCTTCGACGTGGTAACGGCCCAGAAAGTAGCCGTAGCCAACCAGAAGCTCTACGTCAACCGTCAGGACGGCTTCGTGGGCTACGGCCTCAAGAAGGACGAATTCGTGTGCGACTGCTCCGACCTGGACGACATCATTGCCATCAAGCGCGACGGCACGTTCATGGTCACCAAGATTGCCGAGAAAACCTTTGTGGGCAAGGACATCCTGCACGTGGGCGTCTACAACAAGAACGACGACCGGTTGGTGTATAACATGATTTACCTGGACGGCGCCTCGGGCATCAGCTTCGCCAAGCGCTTCCTGGTGACGGGCATCACCCGCGACAAAACCTACGACCTGACCAAGGCCACCAAAGGCTCGAAGACGCTGTATCTGACGGCCAACCCTAACTCGGAGTCGGAAATCGTGAGCATCCAGCTTTCGGACAAGGCCCCGGCCCGGGTTAAGCAGTTCGACTTCGACTTTGCCGAGCTGGCCATCAAGGGCAAGGGCTCCATGGGCAACATCGTGACCAAGCAGCCCATCAAGAAAATCACCCAGAAAAGCCTCGGCGACTCCACCCTGGGTGGCCGGGAGGTCTTCTTCGACTCCGTGGTGGGCCGCCTCAATACTGCCGGCCACGGCCGCTACCTGGGTACTTTCGACACCGATAATACAGTGCTGGTGGTTTACAAGGATGGTTCTTACGAGCTTAAGTCGCCCGACCCGGCCCACCATTTCGACGTGCCCAACATCGTGCTACTACGCAAGCTGGAGCCCGACACGGTGCTCAGCGCCGTGTACGCCGAGGGTGAAACCAAGACGCACTACATCAAGCGGTTCAAGATTGAAACCAGCACCCTGGAGAAGCGCTTCGTCTTTATTTCCGAAACCAAAGGCTCCAAACTGCTCTGTGCTACCTGCTTTGGCGAACCCCAGGTGGAAATCAAGCTGCAACGCGACAAAAAGGCCGACAAGGAAACCGAAAAGCTCCACCTGCACGAGTTTATCGACGTGAAAGGCTGGAAGGCCATGGGCAACAAGCTCAACTACTTCAAGATTCACACCGTGACTCTTACTACCGACGAGGGCCCCGAGCCCGAGCGTCGGCAGGTAGCCAAAAAGAAAGGCCCGGCTACTATTCCGCGCCCGGCCGGAGCCGGTGGAGGGGAGGAAGCTGGTCCGCTACCCGAAATGGCGGGGCCGGTGGATGTTACCAGTGAAGACGTGGAACGGGCCCAGGCCATTCTGCGCCGCCCCAAAGCTCAGCTAGGCTTGTTTTAA
- a CDS encoding T9SS type A sorting domain-containing protein — translation MLHVYLTATWRPRSHQALPFFLLLLLALLALPRLGWTQAPAISTVLNADGTLRSGAQGSFDAKGYQLSYGQNGQPVLRPGASEWSPLGGAAPGQQNGTISFVDAVAVSGSTIYVGGRFTMAGGVPANFVAKWDGTQWSGLANGVGGPVNALAVNGNILYAGGYFTSAGSVSTNYVAQWDGTQWSSLGTGTTNGVNSNVFALTVSGGILYVGGQFTTAGGITANRVAKWDGTSWSSLGTGTANGVGNIVQAIAVSGTSVYVGGQFTTAGGSTANRVAKWDGTSWSSLGTGTANGVSDWVHALAVDGNTVYLGGDFTKAGGADASRLAKWDGTQWSNLGGYGVNNGVRALALAGNRLFVGGFFTGTGVAGTQQIAQWDGTSWSSLNTGTASAVNEQVRALAVSNNTLVVGGLFTTAGGAMANYVARWNGTSWSSVGPGTPNGVNSTVTALAVSGTNVYVAGNFTQAGEVEANRVAKWDGTRWSSLGSGMNFGVTSLAVSGTTLYAGGHFTRAGGVTANRVAKWDGTNWSSLGTGAANGVGGTVFSLVVSGSTVYVGGQFETAGGQDVAYLAQWNGTQWSRVGGGVDGRVFALAVSGTTFYVGGDFTRAGGQPVSKVAKWDGTSWSSLGAGVTGTVNALAASSTGVYVGGRFTTVGTLSTTSVAHWDGTQWSNLGTGTSGGTQGAGPIFSLAVSGNTLYAGGDFSIAGGQPANWVARWDGTNWSSLGTGATNGTNYSVAALASSGNTLYVGGAFLTAGGLAASNIASYVPASPTLAMAKSSDSAPLALYPNPVHTAATLSGARPQTLVQVLDVLGRPVLTTTADATGTARLQLPATLRTGVYVVRSGTQTTRLVVQ, via the coding sequence ATGCTACACGTCTACCTAACTGCTACCTGGCGGCCACGGAGCCACCAGGCTCTCCCGTTTTTCCTACTTCTTCTGCTGGCACTGCTGGCGCTGCCTCGGCTGGGGTGGACCCAGGCACCAGCCATCAGCACGGTGCTGAACGCCGACGGCACCCTGCGTTCTGGTGCCCAGGGCTCCTTCGATGCCAAGGGCTACCAACTCAGCTACGGGCAGAATGGCCAGCCCGTATTGCGCCCCGGTGCTTCGGAGTGGAGCCCCCTGGGAGGCGCTGCTCCGGGCCAACAGAATGGCACTATCAGCTTTGTTGATGCCGTGGCCGTGAGCGGCAGCACCATCTACGTGGGCGGGCGCTTCACCATGGCAGGCGGCGTGCCGGCCAACTTCGTAGCCAAATGGGACGGCACGCAGTGGAGCGGCTTGGCCAACGGCGTTGGGGGGCCAGTTAATGCACTGGCCGTTAACGGCAACATCCTCTACGCAGGCGGCTATTTTACCTCCGCTGGCAGCGTATCAACCAACTACGTGGCCCAGTGGGATGGTACACAGTGGAGCAGCCTGGGTACGGGCACCACCAACGGTGTCAATAGCAACGTCTTTGCCCTAACCGTCAGCGGGGGCATACTCTACGTGGGTGGGCAGTTTACGACTGCCGGAGGGATTACGGCTAACCGCGTGGCTAAGTGGGACGGCACCAGTTGGAGCAGTCTAGGAACCGGCACGGCCAACGGAGTGGGAAATATCGTCCAGGCCATTGCCGTGAGCGGTACCTCAGTCTACGTGGGCGGGCAGTTTACCACCGCTGGTGGTAGTACGGCCAACCGCGTGGCTAAGTGGGACGGCACTAGCTGGAGCAGCCTGGGCACGGGCACGGCTAACGGCGTCAGTGATTGGGTGCATGCCCTGGCTGTGGATGGCAACACTGTGTATCTGGGCGGTGACTTTACCAAGGCCGGTGGAGCTGATGCCAGCCGGTTAGCCAAATGGGACGGCACGCAGTGGAGCAACCTGGGTGGCTATGGCGTCAATAATGGTGTACGGGCCCTGGCCCTGGCTGGGAACCGGCTCTTTGTGGGTGGGTTCTTCACCGGCACCGGCGTGGCTGGCACCCAGCAGATTGCCCAGTGGGACGGCACTAGTTGGAGCAGTCTGAACACTGGTACGGCCAGTGCTGTCAATGAGCAAGTACGGGCCTTGGCCGTTAGCAATAACACGCTGGTGGTCGGTGGCTTATTCACTACCGCGGGCGGGGCCATGGCCAATTACGTAGCCCGATGGAACGGCACGTCCTGGAGCAGCGTGGGGCCTGGCACTCCAAACGGGGTAAATAGTACTGTCACCGCCCTGGCCGTCAGCGGTACGAATGTGTACGTGGCCGGTAACTTCACCCAGGCCGGTGAGGTCGAGGCCAATCGGGTAGCGAAATGGGACGGCACCCGCTGGAGCAGCCTGGGCTCGGGCATGAACTTTGGCGTCACTTCCCTGGCCGTGAGTGGCACCACCCTATATGCGGGGGGACACTTTACTCGTGCGGGCGGTGTAACGGCCAACCGGGTGGCCAAGTGGGACGGTACCAACTGGAGCAGCCTGGGTACGGGTGCCGCCAACGGCGTCGGCGGTACGGTATTCTCGCTGGTCGTGAGCGGTAGTACGGTTTACGTGGGCGGTCAGTTCGAGACGGCCGGTGGCCAAGATGTCGCCTATCTAGCCCAGTGGAATGGTACGCAATGGAGCAGGGTAGGCGGCGGCGTTGATGGTAGGGTGTTCGCCCTGGCCGTAAGCGGTACCACCTTCTACGTCGGGGGCGACTTTACCAGGGCCGGTGGTCAGCCCGTCAGCAAGGTAGCTAAGTGGGATGGCACCAGCTGGAGCAGCCTGGGCGCGGGCGTCACCGGCACCGTGAATGCCTTGGCCGCTAGCAGTACGGGAGTGTATGTCGGTGGCCGGTTTACCACGGTCGGAACCTTGTCGACGACATCTGTGGCTCACTGGGACGGTACCCAGTGGAGTAATCTGGGCACCGGTACCAGCGGCGGTACCCAGGGTGCTGGGCCCATATTTTCATTAGCCGTAAGCGGCAACACTCTTTACGCCGGGGGCGACTTTTCCATAGCCGGTGGCCAGCCCGCCAACTGGGTGGCCAGGTGGGACGGTACCAACTGGAGCAGCCTGGGTACCGGTGCCACCAACGGAACCAATTATAGTGTTGCGGCGCTGGCCAGCAGCGGCAATACGTTGTACGTGGGCGGAGCATTTCTTACAGCCGGCGGCCTGGCGGCCAGTAATATAGCTAGCTACGTGCCAGCTTCGCCCACGCTGGCCATGGCCAAATCTTCCGATTCTGCCCCACTGGCGCTCTACCCCAACCCGGTCCACACAGCCGCCACCCTGAGCGGGGCCCGGCCTCAGACCCTGGTGCAGGTGCTCGACGTGCTGGGTCGCCCGGTGCTCACCACCACGGCCGATGCCACCGGCACGGCTCGGCTACAGTTGCCCGCTACCCTGCGGACCGGCGTGTATGTGGTGCGCAGCGGCACCCAGACCACTCGTTTGGTCGTCCAATAA
- a CDS encoding T9SS type A sorting domain-containing protein: protein MPKSVHCLIIKPLQLLSLLAVLGGLLPGLARAQQLPTRAYAFAASTAPYQDLTNISGFAQDIMQDNNVSRPYPIGFAFSYEGGTYSQFIVSSDGWLSLSSISSNNPAANNLDNTNGGLPLPLLAPFWDDLDITISSSAQYATLGTAPNREFVMEWRNWGWPSNRPNQPSSIISFQVRLFEATGAVQYSYRQGNGVPGPANQLSASIGLTGSGGFLSLSDASAAPAVSSTVSTNTIAQRPATGQVYTFTPPASCPRATNLAATATSATTASVSFVPASGNSSYVVNYTDVATGQPQTATGTASPVLLTGLTPNTLYQIYLVSTCTSGSSSTFTDPIYLTTPPVPNTTVTWTGTVSTAWDVAGNWSTGSVPTLTTDVLIPAVARQPVVSGPQTAGAVTLQTGATLSLATSSAAPATRLTTSGTVLLPSGSTLVQAAGTTLLVGGDLTNNGATLTLALTSTVLFEEGQHAVNGSAATSLPNLTLGELTAQSQVDIAAPVSVQRLLKVSQSSEVQVAAGGSLRLLSTAQVVRDADSFVNGAVTAERQLSGAGRHYYAAPVRTATFSQLAALGFTPVVNPAYNTSTTPVTPLPTVFSYDQSRISSNVDGFADFERGFASPSALTDAFVAGQGYRLDASGPATVAVTGPLNFTTVTRSGLTRATLPQSGYHLLGNPFAAALDWNVVTAAATTTGLDAAVYVYQPTGPGAGTYQSYVNGVGGPRYLLPGQGFFVRVSAASTPASVAFTQATRLSEYYDPANPPAAAAETRPLVQLTLAGATGATDNATVYFQAGASTGFDRAFDAHKLPTSGVPYLALAGPEPLAISGLPALGTAEVTLPLDVRGTGAGTYTLTATQRLNLPADTYLYLLDVITGSAQDLAQQPTYSFQLSTAAVQRFSLLFTRSRILRTSPASLSQQIALYPNPAQGVVQLAVPAELHRPPLVATLLGSLGQVVRIFELGAATGPRNLDLTGVAPGLYSLRLTTPQGTVTKRLVVE from the coding sequence ATGCCTAAATCCGTACACTGCTTAATTATCAAACCGTTACAGCTGCTATCCTTGCTGGCAGTACTCGGCGGCTTATTACCCGGCTTGGCCCGGGCCCAGCAGCTCCCGACCCGGGCCTATGCCTTTGCCGCCAGCACTGCGCCCTACCAGGACCTGACCAACATCAGCGGGTTTGCGCAGGATATTATGCAGGATAACAACGTTTCGCGGCCCTACCCCATCGGCTTTGCTTTTTCCTATGAAGGCGGTACCTATTCCCAGTTCATTGTATCATCCGACGGCTGGCTTAGCCTGAGTAGTATTTCGAGTAATAATCCGGCTGCCAACAACCTGGATAATACCAATGGGGGCTTACCACTGCCCTTACTGGCGCCATTCTGGGATGACCTGGATATTACCATCAGCAGCTCGGCTCAATACGCAACGCTAGGCACGGCTCCCAACCGGGAGTTTGTGATGGAGTGGCGCAACTGGGGCTGGCCCAGCAACCGGCCCAACCAGCCCAGCTCGATTATCTCCTTTCAGGTGCGGCTTTTCGAGGCCACCGGCGCGGTGCAGTACAGCTACCGGCAGGGCAACGGGGTGCCCGGGCCAGCCAACCAGCTGTCGGCCTCTATTGGCCTGACCGGCAGCGGCGGGTTTCTGTCGCTCAGCGACGCCTCGGCAGCTCCCGCGGTCAGCAGCACCGTATCGACTAATACTATTGCGCAGCGCCCCGCTACGGGCCAGGTATATACTTTTACTCCCCCTGCTTCCTGCCCCCGGGCTACCAACCTCGCCGCTACGGCAACTTCCGCAACTACGGCCAGTGTGAGCTTTGTACCGGCCTCCGGCAACAGCAGCTACGTGGTAAATTACACGGATGTGGCTACGGGCCAGCCCCAGACGGCCACCGGCACGGCTTCGCCCGTCCTGCTTACTGGCCTGACTCCCAACACCCTCTACCAGATTTACCTGGTTAGCACCTGCACCAGCGGCTCGTCCTCGACCTTTACCGACCCTATCTACCTGACGACGCCTCCCGTGCCCAACACAACCGTTACCTGGACCGGGACGGTAAGTACAGCCTGGGACGTGGCGGGCAACTGGAGCACCGGCTCGGTACCCACCCTTACCACCGATGTGCTTATCCCGGCCGTAGCTCGGCAGCCCGTGGTAAGCGGCCCCCAAACGGCCGGCGCTGTAACGCTGCAAACTGGCGCCACGCTGAGCTTGGCTACAAGCAGTGCTGCCCCGGCCACCCGGCTCACCACCAGCGGTACGGTGCTCCTACCCAGCGGCAGTACCCTGGTTCAAGCAGCCGGCACGACACTTTTGGTGGGCGGCGACCTGACCAACAACGGCGCGACGCTCACACTAGCCCTTACCAGCACGGTACTGTTTGAGGAAGGCCAGCACGCGGTAAATGGCTCAGCGGCCACTAGCCTACCTAACTTGACGCTGGGGGAATTGACGGCGCAAAGTCAGGTGGATATTGCCGCGCCGGTGAGCGTGCAGCGGCTGCTCAAAGTCAGCCAGAGCAGTGAGGTGCAGGTGGCGGCCGGCGGCTCGTTGCGGCTGCTGAGCACGGCTCAGGTGGTGCGCGACGCCGACAGCTTCGTGAATGGTGCCGTAACGGCCGAACGGCAGCTGTCCGGCGCGGGGCGGCACTACTACGCGGCCCCGGTGCGCACGGCCACTTTCAGCCAGTTGGCCGCCCTGGGCTTTACACCGGTGGTAAATCCGGCGTACAATACCAGCACCACGCCGGTGACGCCCCTACCCACGGTATTCAGCTACGACCAAAGTCGCATTAGCTCCAATGTGGATGGCTTCGCCGATTTCGAGCGGGGCTTTGCCTCGCCGTCCGCCCTGACCGACGCCTTTGTAGCCGGCCAGGGCTACCGCCTCGATGCCTCAGGGCCGGCCACAGTGGCCGTTACCGGGCCGCTGAACTTCACGACCGTCACCCGCAGTGGCCTCACCCGGGCTACCTTGCCGCAGTCGGGCTACCATTTGCTGGGCAACCCCTTCGCCGCCGCCCTCGACTGGAACGTGGTAACCGCTGCTGCCACGACGACCGGTCTCGACGCGGCCGTATATGTGTACCAGCCCACGGGGCCGGGGGCCGGGACCTATCAGAGCTACGTGAACGGCGTGGGTGGTCCCCGCTACCTGCTGCCGGGCCAGGGCTTTTTCGTGCGGGTCAGCGCGGCCAGCACCCCGGCCAGCGTGGCTTTTACCCAAGCTACCCGCCTTTCCGAGTACTACGACCCGGCCAACCCGCCGGCGGCCGCGGCCGAAACCCGGCCCCTGGTGCAACTAACGCTGGCCGGGGCCACCGGGGCCACCGATAACGCCACGGTGTACTTTCAGGCGGGCGCCTCGACCGGCTTCGACCGGGCCTTCGACGCCCACAAGCTCCCGACCAGTGGGGTGCCCTACCTAGCCTTGGCCGGTCCTGAGCCATTGGCCATCAGCGGCCTACCCGCCTTGGGTACCGCCGAGGTGACTCTACCCCTCGACGTACGCGGCACGGGCGCGGGCACCTATACCCTTACGGCCACTCAACGCCTGAATCTGCCCGCCGACACCTACCTCTACCTGCTCGACGTTATTACCGGCAGCGCCCAGGACCTGGCGCAGCAGCCCACGTATTCTTTCCAGCTCAGCACGGCAGCTGTGCAACGCTTTTCCCTGCTCTTCACCCGCAGCCGGATTCTGCGAACCTCCCCGGCCAGCTTGAGCCAACAGATAGCGCTGTATCCCAACCCGGCCCAGGGCGTGGTCCAGCTGGCAGTGCCGGCCGAGCTGCACCGGCCCCCTTTGGTTGCCACATTGCTTGGCTCCCTGGGTCAAGTAGTACGCATTTTTGAACTGGGCGCGGCCACCGGCCCGCGCAACCTGGATCTGACGGGCGTCGCCCCGGGCCTGTACAGCCTGCGCCTAACCACTCCCCAGGGCACCGTGACCAAGCGCCTGGTCGTGGAGTAG
- a CDS encoding tetratricopeptide repeat protein, which produces MPAYPVRYVSKWFLLLLLTAGAVLSSGARALGQPSAADISRLLTEGRALQKQYKESEALAKYEQVLKQAPGNYEALWQAAVLSVHIGNRYTDETRKAAYFAAARLYSTRSLVVQPEGAESNYAEALALVNQATLLSARGRLVAYKEMKPYTFKAVEKAPNWADAWQLLGRWHYRVDHYNPLEKFYSQFFLGGMPGSASTPKAIEALVKAHELEPKKIQFCYDLARVHLNQGQRTRASNVLQEAAQLTPVTSEELEMSRRCRVMLIQLNRKMLKQLHQKVKKTL; this is translated from the coding sequence ATGCCCGCTTACCCGGTTCGTTACGTTTCCAAATGGTTTCTGCTCCTGCTGCTGACGGCAGGAGCGGTGCTGTCGAGCGGTGCCCGGGCGCTGGGCCAGCCCAGCGCTGCCGACATCAGCCGGCTGCTTACCGAGGGCCGGGCGCTGCAGAAGCAGTATAAGGAGTCGGAGGCCCTGGCCAAGTATGAGCAAGTGCTTAAGCAGGCTCCCGGCAACTACGAGGCGCTCTGGCAGGCCGCCGTGCTGAGCGTGCACATCGGCAACCGCTACACCGACGAAACCCGAAAAGCCGCTTATTTCGCCGCCGCCCGCCTGTATTCGACCCGCTCGTTGGTGGTGCAGCCGGAAGGAGCTGAGTCGAACTACGCCGAGGCCCTGGCCCTGGTCAACCAGGCGACGCTGCTCAGCGCCCGGGGCCGGCTGGTAGCCTACAAGGAAATGAAGCCCTACACCTTCAAGGCCGTAGAAAAAGCTCCCAACTGGGCCGATGCCTGGCAGTTGCTGGGCCGCTGGCACTACCGCGTCGACCACTACAACCCGCTGGAGAAGTTCTACAGCCAGTTTTTCCTGGGCGGTATGCCTGGCAGTGCCAGTACGCCCAAGGCCATTGAAGCCCTGGTAAAAGCCCACGAGTTGGAGCCCAAGAAGATTCAGTTCTGCTACGATCTGGCCCGGGTGCACCTCAACCAGGGCCAGCGTACCCGCGCCAGCAACGTGCTACAGGAGGCCGCCCAGCTCACGCCCGTCACGAGTGAGGAGCTGGAAATGAGCCGCCGCTGCCGTGTCATGCTGATTCAGCTCAACCGGAAAATGCTCAAGCAGCTCCACCAGAAGGTCAAAAAGACACTCTAG
- a CDS encoding pirin family protein produces MLDLVINARQASISAGFDVKRILPFRERRMVGPFVFMDHAGPVSVPASQLQSLDVLPHPHIGLSTVSYLFGGQVMHRDSLGVEQIIRPGEVNWMTAGSGIAHSERFEDPATLAGGQLEMIQTWVALPEADEETAPSFTNYQPQELPIFTEPGVWMRLIAGDAYGLRNDVRTHSPLFYLHVVLQPGTRFGLPQGYQERGAYVAKGQIEVAGHFYSAGQLLVFTPGQDPVIIAREATTLMLLGGEQLGPRFIWWNFVSSRKERIEQAKADWAAGRIALPPTDNHDFIPLPQDKSRPASSAAPEPLS; encoded by the coding sequence ATGCTCGACCTAGTTATTAATGCCCGCCAGGCTTCCATCAGCGCCGGCTTCGATGTGAAGCGGATTCTGCCCTTTCGGGAGCGGCGCATGGTAGGTCCGTTCGTGTTTATGGACCATGCCGGCCCCGTCAGCGTGCCAGCTTCCCAGCTGCAAAGCCTGGATGTGCTGCCCCACCCCCACATCGGCCTGAGCACGGTCAGTTACCTGTTTGGGGGCCAGGTGATGCACCGCGACAGTCTGGGCGTGGAGCAGATCATCCGGCCGGGCGAGGTCAACTGGATGACGGCGGGCAGCGGCATTGCCCACTCCGAGCGGTTTGAGGACCCGGCCACGCTGGCCGGCGGGCAGCTGGAAATGATTCAGACCTGGGTAGCGTTGCCCGAAGCCGACGAGGAAACGGCCCCGAGCTTTACCAACTACCAGCCCCAGGAACTGCCCATCTTCACCGAGCCCGGCGTGTGGATGCGCCTGATTGCCGGCGACGCCTACGGCCTGCGCAACGACGTCCGGACTCACTCGCCCTTGTTTTACCTGCACGTGGTGCTGCAGCCCGGTACCCGCTTCGGCCTGCCCCAGGGCTACCAGGAGCGCGGGGCGTACGTGGCCAAGGGACAGATTGAGGTAGCCGGCCACTTCTACTCGGCCGGGCAACTGCTGGTCTTCACGCCGGGTCAGGACCCGGTCATCATTGCCCGCGAAGCCACCACGCTGATGCTGCTGGGCGGTGAACAGCTCGGGCCGCGCTTTATCTGGTGGAATTTCGTGTCATCGCGCAAGGAGCGAATCGAGCAGGCCAAGGCCGACTGGGCCGCGGGCCGCATTGCTCTGCCGCCTACCGACAACCACGATTTTATTCCTCTGCCCCAGGATAAGTCGCGGCCGGCGTCCTCGGCGGCTCCTGAGCCCCTGTCGTAG